CTGTCCTGGATCACCGGGGAGCGCTCCCGGCACGACGTGCACGCCGAGCGTGTCCCGCTCGCCGGGCTGCCCGGCTGGCGGCGCGACGAGATGGCGGTCGCGCATGAGGAGGGCCGCTACTTCAAGGTGGTGGCGGTGTCCGTGCAGGCGGGCAACCGCGAGGTCACCAGCTGGACCCAGCCCCTGTTCGAGCCGGTCGGCCGGGGCGTCACCGCGTTCCTCACCCGCGCGTTCGACGGCGTTCCGCACGTCCTGGTGCACGCCCGGGTCGAGGGCGGCTTCCTGGACACCGTGGAGCTGGGGCCCACGGTCCAGTACACGCCGGGCAACTACGCCCATCTGCCGGAGAAGGAACGTCCGTTGTTCCTCGACACGGTCCTCGACGCGCCCGCGGAACGCGTCCGTTACGAGGCCGTGCACGCGGAGGAGGGCGGCCGGTTCCTCCATGCCGAGAGCCGTTACCTGCTCGTCGACGCCGACGAGCGCGACGCCCCGCTCGATCCGCCGCCGGGCTATGCCTGGGTCACCCCCGACCAGTTGACCTGGCTCGTCCGGCACGGCCACTACCTCAACGTCCAGGCCCGTACGCTGCTCGCCTGTCTCAACGCCCTGCCGGGGAGGACACCTTGAGCGCGCCCGTACGGATCGGGGTGCTCGGCTGCGCGGACATCGCGGTCCGCCGGATGCTGCCCGCCTTCGCCGCGTCCGGTGACTGGGAGATCGCCGCGGTCGCCAGCCGTGACCTCACCAAGGCCGGACGAGTCGCGGAACGCTTCGGCTGCCGTCCCGTCCAGGGCTACGCCGAACTCCTCGAACGCGACGACATCCAGGCCGTGTACGTACCGCTGCCCGCCGCGCTCCACGGCCCCTGGGTGGAGGCCGCGCTCGACGCGGGCCGGCACGTCCTGGCGGAGAAGCCCCTCACCATGGACCCCGCGAGCACCGAACGGCTGCTCGGTCTCGCCGCCGGGCGGAGGCTCGCGCTGATGGAGAACGTGATGTTCGTCCATCATCCCCGGCACGAGGCGGTGCGGCGCCTCGTCGCCGACGGGGGGATCGGTGAACTCAGGTCCTTCCACGCCGCGTTCACCATCCCGCCGCTCCCCGACGACGACATCCGGTACGCCCCCGAGCTGGGCGGCGGCGCCCTGGCCGACGTCGGCCTCTACCCCCTGCGGGCCGCCCTGCACCACCTCGGCCCGGACGTCGAGGTGGTCGGCGCCGACCTCTCGCACGGTGCGGGGCGACGGGTCGAGACATCCGGCGCGGCACTGCTGCGCGCCCCCGGCGGCGTCACCGCGCACATCACCTTCGGCATGGACCACGCGTACCGCTCCGCCTACGAACTGTGGGGCAGCGAGGGCCGCGTCACCGTCGACCGCGCCTTCACACCGCCCGCCGGCCACGTACCCGTCATCACCGTGCACCGGAGCGCCGGGGCCGAGGAGATCCGGCTCGGCCCGGCGGACCAGGTGGCGCTGACCGTCGACGCGTTCGCGGCGGCGGTACGGAGCCGGAGCGCACCGGGGGCGGACACGCTGCGGCAGGCGGTGCTGCTGGACGACGTACGACGAGCGGCGACAGGGGGAGGGAAGGGTGACGGCAAGCCAACGCCATCCGAACAGGCGCGAGTTGGAGCTCTGGCTCATATCGCCCGGCAGCGCGCCTGACTCCCGGGCGTTCGCGCTCGACGAGCTGGATGAGCACGAGCGGCGGCGGGCCCGCACCTTCCGGCGTCCCGCCGATCGCACCCTGTACGTGGCGGCGCACATCGCGCTGCGCCGGGTGCTCGCCCCGTACGTGGGGGCACCGGCGAGGGAGCTCGTCTTCGGCCGCGCGGACTGCCCCCGCTGCGGCGGCCCGCACGGCAGGCCCGTGGTCGAGGCGCGGGGTCCGGTCCCGCACTTCTCCCTCTCGCACAGTCACGGCAGGGCGCTCATCGCGGTGTCCGCCCGGCCGGTCGGCGCCGATGTGGAGCGCGTGCCCGGCCCGGAGCGGGTGGATGTCTGCCTGCCGTCCCTTCATCCCTATGAGCAGGCCCAGTTGACGCGTCTTCAGGGGCCGGAGCGGCAGGCCGGTTTCGCCCGGATCTGGGCGCGCAAGGAGGCGTACCTCAAGGGGACGGGCGCCGGGATCGGCCGGTGGATGTCCGAGGTGTACGTCGGTGACGGCGCCCAGGGCGCCCCGCGGGGGCCGGACGGCTGGACCGTACGCGATGTGCCGTGCCCGGCGGGCCATGCGGCGGCCGTGGCGGTGCGCGGCGCACCGCCCACGCACATCGTCGTGCGTGAACTGCCCCTGGAGGCGCTCCTGGTTACCGATCAGCGGCTGGAAAGGGCACACGCATGACCATCATCGACGAGCGACGGCCCGCCACCCAGGCGGAGGATCTGGCGAGGATCAAGCGGGAGGCGCGGGAGGGGCCCAGCCGGCGGGCGACCGAGGCGCAGCATGCCAAGGGCAAGCTGACCGCGCGGGAGCGCATCGAGCTGCTGCTGGACGCCGGCTCGTTCCAGGAGGTCGAGCAGCTGCGGCGGCACCGGGCGACCGGGTTCGGGCTGGAGGCGAAGAAGCCGTACACCGACGGTGTCGTCACCGGCTGGGGCACGGTGGAGGGCCGTACGGTCTTCGTGTACGCCCATGACTTCCGGATCTTCGGCGGCGCGCTTGGCGAGGCGCATGCCACGAAGATCCACAAGATCATGGACATGGCCATCGCGGCCGGTGCGCCACTGGTGTCGCTGAACGACGGCGCGGGCGCCCGGATCCAGGAGGGCGTGTCCGCCCTGGCCGGCTACGGCGGCATCTTCCAGCGCAATACCAAGGCGTCCGGTGTCATCCCGCAGATCAGCGTGATGCTCGGCCCGTGCGCGGGCGGCGCGGCCTACAGCCCCGCCCTGACCGACTTCGTGTTCATGGTCCGCGACACCTCGCAGATGTTCATCACCGGCCCGGACGTCGTCAAGGCGGTCACCGGCGAGGAGATCACCCAGAACGGCCTGGGCGGCGCCGACGTGCACGCCGAGACGTCCGGCGTCTGCCACTTCGCCTACGACGACGAGGAGACCTGCATCGCCGAGGTGCGCTACCTCCTGTCGATGCTCCCGCAGAACAACCGCGAGAACCCCCCGCGCGTCGGCTCCGAGGACCCGGCCGACCGCCGCTCGGACGTCCTGCTCGACCTGGTCCCCGCGGACGGCAACCGCCCCTACGACATGGCCAAGGTCATCGAGGAACTCGTCGACGACGGCGACTACCTCGAAGTCCACGAACGCTGGGCCCGCAACATCATCTGCGCACTGGCCCGCCTCGACGGCCAGGTCGTCGGCATCGTCGCCAACCAGCCGCAGACCCTCGCCGGCGTCCTCGACATCAAGGCCAGCGAGAAGGCGGCACGCTTCGTACAGCTCTGCGACGCCTTCAGCATCCCGCTCGTGACCCTGCTCGACGTGCCGGGCTTCCTGCCGGGGGTGGGCCAGGAGCATGGCGGGATCATCCGGCACGGCGCGAAGCTCCTGTACGCCTACTGCAACGCGACCGTGCCGAGGATCTCGCTCGTCCTCAGGAAGGCCTACGGGGGCGCGTACATCGTCATGGACTCGCAGTCCATCGGCGCCGATCTGGCGTACGCCTGGCCGACGAACGAGATCGCCGTCATGGGCGCGGAGGGCGCCACGGGCGTCGTCTTCCGCCGTCAGATCGCCGCCGCCGACGACCCCGAGGCCCTGCGTGCCCAGCTGGTCAAGGAGTACAAGGCCGAGCTGATGCACCCCTACTACGCGGCCGAGCGGGGCCTGGTCGACGACGTCATCGACCCGGCCGAAACCCGGTCGGTGCTGATCCGCTCTCTGGCCATGCTGCACACCAAGCACGCGGACCTGCCGCCCCGCAAGCACGGCAACCCGCCGCAGTGACCGGGCCCGGCTCCCCGCGGCCGCCGACGGCGACACCAGAACAGTCGTCAGCCCTCGGTGACGGTGATGTCCTGCTGCCGGGTCGCGTGGAAGGTGGGCAGCGGCAGGCCCAGCGGTCCGGGGGCCAGTTCCATCAGGGTGGCCTCGACGTGGGCCGTGCCCGGCTTGAGGGTGCCCAGGTCGCGCTTCTCCGAGTTGGTCCAGCGGTGTTCCGCTCCGTCGCAGGCCGCCACGGTGCCGCCGATGCCGTGCCGCACGCGGGGGTCGTCCTGCGACACCGAGGAGGAGACGAACACGGGCCCGGTGGCGTCGAGACAGCGGTAGGTGCCGGAGAGGGTGATGGTGCCGTCGGCCGCGACGTGGCCGGTCGGATCGACGGTCACCTCGTCGTGCAGGTCGTGCGAGGCGGGCGCGGCGGCCGGTGCGGCGACGGCGGACGGGGCGGCGACGGCGGACGGGGCGGCGAGCAGGAGCAGCGCGACGCCGGTGGCCGCGCCGATGACCTGGCGCAAGGACATGGGAGTACCTCCTGGAACGGGGGCCGGGAAGGGGCGCTCCACAGGTACCGGTCCGGTGCGCCGAGGACGGTGATCATCACCCTTTGGTGGCGAGTTGGCACCGTCCGTCTTGGGGACGTCCGAGAGTTGTCCGCGTGTTGTCACGCTTCACAGCGGGCGGTTCCGATGAGTTCGCCGGGCGCGCATGGTCTAAGCATGCGAGGGCGGCGGCACCGCCGCCGACACTCATCGCATCCGACGTGGAGGTGCGCCATGTGTTCCCACCGGTCTTCGTGCCCGTCCGCGGACTCCCATGCCCCGCACATCGTGGCGGCCCATCCCGAGCAGGGCTGGAACCTCCTGTGCAACGGCGCGATCGTCTTCGACGACAGCGGCGAACTGCTGCCCGACGGCAGCGTGGTCGCTCCGCACCGGGTGTACGCCGAGCAGCTGGCCGTCGCGGCCTGATCCACCCCTCCGCCGAGTCCTACGGCAGCACGGCGAAGCCGTCGAGCTCGACCAGGGCCTGTTCGTCCCAGAGGCGGGCGGCGCCGACGACCGCCATCGCGGGGTAGTCGCGGCCCGCCAACTCGCGCCAGACACGGCCGAGTTCGGGGGCGTGGGCGCGATAGTCGGCGACGTCCGTGGCGTAGACCGTGACCCGGGCGAGGTCCGCCGGGGTGCCGCCCGCGGCCCGCAAGGCGGTCAGCAGATTCGTCAGCGCCCGCTCGAACTGCTCCGGCAGCGTCCCGTCGACCACCTTCCCGTCCGCGTCGAGCGCCGTCTGGCCCGCCAGGAAGACGAGGCGGCCGCCGGTCGCGACGACCGCGTGGGAGAAGCCGGTGGGCGGGGAGAGCTCGGGCGGATTGACGCGCTCGGTGGTCATGACGCCTCCTCTGCCGCGTACAACTCCTTGGCGATGATCGCGCGTTGCACCTCGCTCGCACCCTCGTAGATACGGGGTGCCCGCACCTCCCGGTAGAGGTGTTCGAGGAGATGGCCACGGCGCAGGGCGCGGGCCCCGTGCAGTTGGACCGCCGCGTCGACGACGTACTGGGCCGTCTCGGTGGCCAGCAGCTTCGCCATCGCGGCGCGCTGGGGTACGTCCGGGGCCCCTTCGTCGTACGCCGCCGCGGCCGCGTACACCATCAGACGGGCCGCCTCCGTACGCAGCGCCATCTCGGCGACCTGGTGGGCCACCGTCTGAAGGTCCCTCAACTTGCCGCCGAAGGCGTCCCTTTGAGCGGTGTGCTCAAGGGTCGCGTCCAGCGCAGCCCGCGCCATGCCGACCGCGAAGGCGCCGACGCTCGGCCGGAAGAGGTTGAGGGTGTGCATGGCGACCCGGAAACCGTGGTCGGGTTCACCGAGAACGTCGTCGGCGGTCACCGGTACGGCGTCGAAGGCGAGGGCTCCGATCGGGTGCGGCGAGAGCATGTCGAGCGGGGTGCCGGTGAGGCCCGGGCGGTCGGCGGGGACGAGGAAGGCGGTGACGCCACGGGCTCCGGCGCCGGGGGTGGTTCGCGCGAAGACGGTGTAGAAGTCGGCCTCGGGCGCGTTCGAGATCCAGCACTTCTCGCCGGTCAGGCGCCAGCCGTCGGGGCCGTCCTCGTCCGCCCTGAGCGCCAGCGCGGCCGCGTCGGACCCGGCACCGGGCTCGCTGAGCGCGAAGGCGGCCACCGCACCGCCGTCCGCGACCTGGGGCAGCCAGCGCTCGCGCTGGTCCTGGGTCCCGTACGCATGGACGGGGTGCGCGCCCAGCCCTTGGAGGGCAAGCGCGGTCTCGGCTTCGGTACACGCCTGGGCCAGCGACTCGCGCATCAGGCAGAGGTCCAGCGCCCCGGAGGTGAACAGGCGGGCGAGCAGGCCCAGTCTGCCCAGTTCGGCGACGAGGGGGCGGTTGACGTGGCCCGCCTCGCCCTTCTCCGCCAGGGGACGCAGGATTTCCGCCGCCAGCGTGCGCAGCTCGGCACACCAGGCGGTCTGTGCCGGATCAAGCGAGAATGCGGTCATCGCCGGTCCTCTCTCCCCGTCGGTCACCTCACCCACGCTATCGCGGACCGTTGACTGTCGTCACCAACCCGATACGCTCCTTGTGCGAGCCCACTACCACCACGGCAAGGGGGCGAACCGTCATGGACCCCAGGGACACCAGCGCTCACGCGGACGCGGACGCCGGCGTAAACGCTTACGCAAACGCTTACGCCTCCGCCCACGTCGACACCTTCGCGCGCGACAACCTCCCTCCCCCCGAGCACTGGCCCGAGCTCCACTTCGATCTGCCGGAGCTGCGCTACCCCGATCGGCTGAACTGCGCCGCCGAGTTGCTGGACCACGCCCGCCCCGAGCGCCCGGTCTTCCGTACGGCGGCCGGCGACCCGTGGACGTACGGGCAGCTCCGCGCGCGGGTCGACCGCATCGCCCATGCGCTGACCGGCGAACTGGGCATCGTCCCGGGCAACCGGGTACTGCTGCGCGGGCCCACCACACCGTGGCTCGCCGCGTGCTGGCTTGCGGTCCTGAAGGCGGGCGCGGTCGCCGTCACCGTGCTGGCGCAGCAGCGCCCGCACGAGCTGACCACGATGTGCGAGATCGCGCGGGTGACGCACGCCCTGTGCGACGTACGGTCGCTCGACGACCTGGTGACGGCCAAGATCCCGGGGCTGCGGGTCACCACGTACGGCGGTGACGAGCCCGACGACCTGCTGCTGCGGATCACGGGCGTTCCGGACGAGCCCTTCACGGCCGTGGACACGGCCGCCGACGACGTCGCCCTGATCGCGTTCACCTCGGGTACCACCGGCCGGCCCAAAGGCTGTATGCACTTCCACCGCGATGTGCTGGCGATAGCGGACACCTTCTCGAAGCATGTGTTGCGACCACACGAGGACGATGTCTTCGCGGGCAGTCCGCCGCTGGGTTTCACCTTTGGGCTCGGCGGTCTCGTCGTCTTCCCGATGCGCGCCGGCGCCAGCGCCCTGCTGCTCGAACAGGCGGGTCCCCAGCAGCTGTTGCCCGCGATCGGCGAGCACCGCGTCTCCGTGCTGTTCACCGCGCCGACGGCCTACCGGGCGATGCTGGCGAAGCTGGACGGACACGACACCGGCTCGCTGCGGCGCTGTGTGTCCGCGGGCGAGAACCTTCCCGCCTCGACCTGGCAGGCCTGGCACACCCGCACCGGGCTGCGCATCATCAACGGCATCGGCGCCACCGAACTGCTGCACATCTTCATCTCCGCCGCCGACGAACACATCCGCCCCGGCACCACGGGCGTCCCGGTACCGGGATGGCACGCGCGCGTGGTCGACGCCGAGGGGGCGCCGGTGCCGGACGGCGAGCCCGGGCTGCTCGCGGTGCGCGGCCCGGTCGGCTGCCGCTATCTCGCCGACCCACGGCAGCGGGAATACGTACGCCACGGCTGGAACATCACCGGCGACGCCTATGTGCGCGAGCCCGACGGCTACTTCCGGTACGTCGCGCGCGCCGACGACATGATCATCTCGTCCGGGTACAACATCGCGGGCCCGGAGGTCGAGGACGCGCTGCTGCGTCACCCGGACGTGGTCGAGACGGCGGTCGTAGGGCGGCCCGACGAGGCGCGCGGGCAGGTCGTGGTGGCGTACGCGGTCCTGCGCCCGGGCGCGCACCAGGACGCGGAGGCGCTGCGCGCCTTCCTCAAGTCCCAGCTCGTGCCGTACAAATGCCCCCGCGAGATCCTGTTCCTGGACGCGCTGCCGCGCACCGCGACGGGGAAGCTCCAGCGGTTCCGGCTGCGTACCGACATCCCCGTGGGCGCCCCGCCGCCGTCCGCCCCGGAGGGTGATATGTCCCCGGACGGCGACCCCAAGTGATCTTCGCGCACTAGAGTGATCAACGTGTCAGAGCAGCACGCCCCCCGGTCCCTGATCGTCACCTTCTACGGCGCGTACGGCCGCTTCCTGCCCGGCCCCGTCCCGGTGGCCGAGCTGATCCGGCTTCTCGCCGCGGTCGGCGTCGACGCGCCCTCCGTGCGGTCCTCGGTGTCCCGGCTCAAGCGCCGCGGTCTCCTCGAGCCGGCGCGCACGGCGGCGGGCGCGGCCGGGTACGCGCTGTCCCCGGACGCCCGGCAGCTCCTCGACGACGGCGACCGGCGGGTGTACGCGACGGCGCCGCCCAAGGACGACGGCTGGGTGCTCGCCGTGTTCTCCGTACCGGAGTCCGAGCGCCAGAAGCGGCACGTCCTGCGCTCGCGCCTCGCCGGTCTCGGCTTCGGGACGGCGGCCCCGGGGGTGTGGCTCGCCCCGGCGCGGCTCTACGAGGAGACGCGGCACACCCTGCTGCGGCTGCGGCTCGACCCGTATGTGGAGCTGTTCCGCGGGGAGCACCTGGGCTTCTCGGCGACGGCGGAGGCGGTCGCCCGCTGGTGGGACCTGGCCGCGATCGCCAAGGAGCACGAGGCGTTCCTCGACCAGCACGCGCCCGTGCTGCACGCGTGGGAGCGGCGCGCGAACACCCCGCCCGAGGAGGCGTACCGCGACTATCTGCTCGCCCTCGACTCCTGGCGCCATCTCCCGTACACCGACCCGGGCCTGCCCGCCGCGCTGCTGCCCCAGGACTGGCCGGGCGCCCGCTCGGCGGCCGTCTTCCGCGCGCTGCACGACCGGCTGCGGGACGCGGGGGCGGTCTTCGCGAGGCTGCCCGAAGCCACTGAGGGAGTTTGACCTCAATCCGGACGTCCTCACGCTCCCAGCGAAAGGCGGGGCTTGGGGGCGTCGGTGCGTCCGGTCTGCGGGCGCCGGCTGCCCGCCCGGTAGGGCATCGGCCAGGCGACGCCCGGACCCTCGTACCCCTGCTCGGCCGCCGCGTGCAGCGTCCAGTGCGGGTCGTACAGATGCGGCCGGGCGAGCGCGCACAGGTCCGTACGCCCGGCCAGGATCAGGGAGTTGACGTCGTCCCACGAGGAGATCGCGCCGACGGCGATCACGGGGAGGCCGGTCTCGTGGCGGATCCGGTCCGCGTACGGCGTCTGGTACGACCGCCCGTACTCGGGGTGCTCGTCCGCCACAACCTGGCCCGTCGACACGTCGACCGCGTCGGCGCCGTGCGCGGCGAAGGCCCGCGCGATCGCGACGGCGTCGTCGCCGGTGGTGCCGCCGTCGGCCCAGTCGGTGGCGGAGATACGGACGGTCATGGGCCGTTCCTCGGGCCACACGGCCCGTACGGCGTCGAAGACTTCCAGCGGGAAGCGCAGCCGCTTCGCGAGCGAGCCGCCGTACGCGTCGGTGCGCCGGTTGGTCAGCGGTGAGAGGAAGCTGGAAAGCAAGTAGCCGTGGGCGCAGTGTAGTTCGAGCAGATCGAAGCCGCAGCGCGCGGCCCGCCAGGCGGCTGCCGTGAACTGCTCCCGCAGATCGGTGAGCTGGGCGCGCGACAGCTCGCGGGGCGTCTGGCTCTCCGGCTTGTACGGGATCGGGGACGCGGCCACGAGCGGCCAGTTGCCGTCCTCCAGCGGCTCGTCGATGCCCTCCCACATCAGCTTCGTCGAACCCTTGCGGCCCGCATGGCCGAGCTGTACGCCGATCGCGGTACCCGGCGCCTGTGTGTGCACGAAGTCGGTGATCCGCCGCCAGGCCTCGGCCTGCCGGCGGGTGTAGAGCCCCGCGCAGCCGGGCGTGATCCGGCCCTCGGCGCTCACGCACACCATCTCGGTCATGATCAGTCCCGCGCCGCCGAGTGCCCGCGCGCCCAGGTGGACGAGGTGGAAGTCGCCGGGGAGGCCGTCCACGGCCGAGTACATGTCCATGGGCGAGACGACGACGCGGTTGCGCAGGGTCAGGCCGCGCAGCCGGAACCGCGTGAACATCGGCGGCGTCCCGGGCGGGCAGCCGAACTCGCGCTCGACCGCGGCCGTGAAGTGCGGGTCGCGCAGCCGCAGGTTGTCGTGCGTGACGCGACGGCTGCGGGTCAGGAGGTTGAAGGCGAACTGC
This genomic interval from Streptomyces dengpaensis contains the following:
- a CDS encoding DUF5999 family protein — its product is MCSHRSSCPSADSHAPHIVAAHPEQGWNLLCNGAIVFDDSGELLPDGSVVAPHRVYAEQLAVAA
- a CDS encoding RidA family protein, whose protein sequence is MTTERVNPPELSPPTGFSHAVVATGGRLVFLAGQTALDADGKVVDGTLPEQFERALTNLLTALRAAGGTPADLARVTVYATDVADYRAHAPELGRVWRELAGRDYPAMAVVGAARLWDEQALVELDGFAVLP
- a CDS encoding 4'-phosphopantetheinyl transferase family protein, whose protein sequence is MELWLISPGSAPDSRAFALDELDEHERRRARTFRRPADRTLYVAAHIALRRVLAPYVGAPARELVFGRADCPRCGGPHGRPVVEARGPVPHFSLSHSHGRALIAVSARPVGADVERVPGPERVDVCLPSLHPYEQAQLTRLQGPERQAGFARIWARKEAYLKGTGAGIGRWMSEVYVGDGAQGAPRGPDGWTVRDVPCPAGHAAAVAVRGAPPTHIVVRELPLEALLVTDQRLERAHA
- a CDS encoding Gfo/Idh/MocA family protein; the protein is MSAPVRIGVLGCADIAVRRMLPAFAASGDWEIAAVASRDLTKAGRVAERFGCRPVQGYAELLERDDIQAVYVPLPAALHGPWVEAALDAGRHVLAEKPLTMDPASTERLLGLAAGRRLALMENVMFVHHPRHEAVRRLVADGGIGELRSFHAAFTIPPLPDDDIRYAPELGGGALADVGLYPLRAALHHLGPDVEVVGADLSHGAGRRVETSGAALLRAPGGVTAHITFGMDHAYRSAYELWGSEGRVTVDRAFTPPAGHVPVITVHRSAGAEEIRLGPADQVALTVDAFAAAVRSRSAPGADTLRQAVLLDDVRRAATGGGKGDGKPTPSEQARVGALAHIARQRA
- a CDS encoding acyl-CoA dehydrogenase family protein, coding for MTAFSLDPAQTAWCAELRTLAAEILRPLAEKGEAGHVNRPLVAELGRLGLLARLFTSGALDLCLMRESLAQACTEAETALALQGLGAHPVHAYGTQDQRERWLPQVADGGAVAAFALSEPGAGSDAAALALRADEDGPDGWRLTGEKCWISNAPEADFYTVFARTTPGAGARGVTAFLVPADRPGLTGTPLDMLSPHPIGALAFDAVPVTADDVLGEPDHGFRVAMHTLNLFRPSVGAFAVGMARAALDATLEHTAQRDAFGGKLRDLQTVAHQVAEMALRTEAARLMVYAAAAAYDEGAPDVPQRAAMAKLLATETAQYVVDAAVQLHGARALRRGHLLEHLYREVRAPRIYEGASEVQRAIIAKELYAAEEAS
- a CDS encoding AMP-binding protein — its product is MDPRDTSAHADADAGVNAYANAYASAHVDTFARDNLPPPEHWPELHFDLPELRYPDRLNCAAELLDHARPERPVFRTAAGDPWTYGQLRARVDRIAHALTGELGIVPGNRVLLRGPTTPWLAACWLAVLKAGAVAVTVLAQQRPHELTTMCEIARVTHALCDVRSLDDLVTAKIPGLRVTTYGGDEPDDLLLRITGVPDEPFTAVDTAADDVALIAFTSGTTGRPKGCMHFHRDVLAIADTFSKHVLRPHEDDVFAGSPPLGFTFGLGGLVVFPMRAGASALLLEQAGPQQLLPAIGEHRVSVLFTAPTAYRAMLAKLDGHDTGSLRRCVSAGENLPASTWQAWHTRTGLRIINGIGATELLHIFISAADEHIRPGTTGVPVPGWHARVVDAEGAPVPDGEPGLLAVRGPVGCRYLADPRQREYVRHGWNITGDAYVREPDGYFRYVARADDMIISSGYNIAGPEVEDALLRHPDVVETAVVGRPDEARGQVVVAYAVLRPGAHQDAEALRAFLKSQLVPYKCPREILFLDALPRTATGKLQRFRLRTDIPVGAPPPSAPEGDMSPDGDPK
- a CDS encoding bifunctional salicylyl-CoA 5-hydroxylase/oxidoreductase, with the protein product MRVAVIGGGPGGLYAAALLKRLDPAREITVWERNAPDDTFGFGVVLSDETLGGIEHADPVVYAALQDEFVRWDDIDIVHRGVLHTSGGHGFAALGRRRLLEILHERCRSLGVELRFRAEAPPVSELMTAYDLVVAADGVHSLTRAAYPEVFRPSVEEHRCRYIWLAADFAFDAFRFEIAETEHGVMQLHAYPYSRPSPDHHPSTRPSGPQNQFAASTVIVEMREEVWRAAGFADLGEQESVERCAKIFADALDGRPLRSNNSAWTTFRTVVNDRWSHGNLVLLGDAAHTAHFSIGSGTKLAVEDALALAACLEERAGLEEALTAYEEERRPVVASTQRAARASLEWFENLARYLDQPARQFAFNLLTRSRRVTHDNLRLRDPHFTAAVEREFGCPPGTPPMFTRFRLRGLTLRNRVVVSPMDMYSAVDGLPGDFHLVHLGARALGGAGLIMTEMVCVSAEGRITPGCAGLYTRRQAEAWRRITDFVHTQAPGTAIGVQLGHAGRKGSTKLMWEGIDEPLEDGNWPLVAASPIPYKPESQTPRELSRAQLTDLREQFTAAAWRAARCGFDLLELHCAHGYLLSSFLSPLTNRRTDAYGGSLAKRLRFPLEVFDAVRAVWPEERPMTVRISATDWADGGTTGDDAVAIARAFAAHGADAVDVSTGQVVADEHPEYGRSYQTPYADRIRHETGLPVIAVGAISSWDDVNSLILAGRTDLCALARPHLYDPHWTLHAAAEQGYEGPGVAWPMPYRAGSRRPQTGRTDAPKPRLSLGA
- a CDS encoding PaaX family transcriptional regulator C-terminal domain-containing protein: MINVSEQHAPRSLIVTFYGAYGRFLPGPVPVAELIRLLAAVGVDAPSVRSSVSRLKRRGLLEPARTAAGAAGYALSPDARQLLDDGDRRVYATAPPKDDGWVLAVFSVPESERQKRHVLRSRLAGLGFGTAAPGVWLAPARLYEETRHTLLRLRLDPYVELFRGEHLGFSATAEAVARWWDLAAIAKEHEAFLDQHAPVLHAWERRANTPPEEAYRDYLLALDSWRHLPYTDPGLPAALLPQDWPGARSAAVFRALHDRLRDAGAVFARLPEATEGV
- a CDS encoding acyl-CoA carboxylase subunit beta, whose amino-acid sequence is MTIIDERRPATQAEDLARIKREAREGPSRRATEAQHAKGKLTARERIELLLDAGSFQEVEQLRRHRATGFGLEAKKPYTDGVVTGWGTVEGRTVFVYAHDFRIFGGALGEAHATKIHKIMDMAIAAGAPLVSLNDGAGARIQEGVSALAGYGGIFQRNTKASGVIPQISVMLGPCAGGAAYSPALTDFVFMVRDTSQMFITGPDVVKAVTGEEITQNGLGGADVHAETSGVCHFAYDDEETCIAEVRYLLSMLPQNNRENPPRVGSEDPADRRSDVLLDLVPADGNRPYDMAKVIEELVDDGDYLEVHERWARNIICALARLDGQVVGIVANQPQTLAGVLDIKASEKAARFVQLCDAFSIPLVTLLDVPGFLPGVGQEHGGIIRHGAKLLYAYCNATVPRISLVLRKAYGGAYIVMDSQSIGADLAYAWPTNEIAVMGAEGATGVVFRRQIAAADDPEALRAQLVKEYKAELMHPYYAAERGLVDDVIDPAETRSVLIRSLAMLHTKHADLPPRKHGNPPQ
- a CDS encoding DUF6299 family protein, translated to MSLRQVIGAATGVALLLLAAPSAVAAPSAVAAPAAAPASHDLHDEVTVDPTGHVAADGTITLSGTYRCLDATGPVFVSSSVSQDDPRVRHGIGGTVAACDGAEHRWTNSEKRDLGTLKPGTAHVEATLMELAPGPLGLPLPTFHATRQQDITVTEG